One Lacipirellulaceae bacterium DNA window includes the following coding sequences:
- a CDS encoding EsaB/YukD family protein, translating into MGDIKIEVWDATGNKRQLVEVPSNAEVNRLIAVLIERMNLPRHSPDGQAMSYKFHHKSSGRQLLDTETLESASVQDGDILRLQPEITAGVGKLDASSSTSLKKGRAV; encoded by the coding sequence ATGGGTGATATCAAAATCGAAGTTTGGGACGCAACAGGTAACAAACGCCAGCTGGTTGAAGTGCCCTCGAATGCCGAGGTCAATCGTTTGATTGCTGTACTGATCGAACGCATGAACTTGCCTCGACATAGTCCCGACGGGCAGGCCATGAGCTATAAGTTTCATCACAAAAGTTCGGGGAGACAGTTATTGGATACTGAGACCCTCGAGTCTGCGTCGGTTCAGGATGGCGACATCCTTCGGCTGCAACCTGAGATCACTGCCGGAGTAGGCAAGTTGGATGCCTCTTCTTCTACCAGCCTGAAGAAGGGCAGGGCGGTGTGA
- a CDS encoding ThiF family adenylyltransferase has protein sequence MSEVLRLVDLNADGGGNPGDGRFARFELIGWWDQRRLKEAKALVIGAGALGNEIIKNLALLGVGQVLIADLDQIEHSNLSRSVLYRAEDCGRSKAEVAAERARDIYPDIRTHSFHGNIVYDLGLGLYRWADVILGGLDNREARVAINQSAARTGKPWIDGAIERLDGVARVFDPAVGPCYECTMSEVDWKMLEARRSCALLTRDEMEQGKVPTTPTTSSVVAGIQVQEAVKMLHGLDSLSGQGFVFDGTNHQSYTVSYSQLPDCPSHDAFEPIEVLDASTEMTGGEFLDLIRSQIGPSAVIEVNHDLLSGLECPECTETEPYYGSLGRVTESMGKCPGCGAARTPKIYHTIDENFSNLEATLGELGVPLWDVIGGREGVNAKYYEFAADRSRVLGSLAQPVNREFAE, from the coding sequence GTGAGCGAAGTCCTCCGATTAGTCGATCTTAACGCGGACGGTGGCGGCAATCCTGGTGACGGTCGTTTCGCACGTTTTGAATTGATCGGCTGGTGGGACCAGCGGCGGCTGAAGGAGGCGAAAGCCTTAGTCATTGGCGCGGGAGCTCTGGGTAACGAAATCATCAAGAATCTGGCTCTACTTGGTGTGGGTCAGGTGTTGATTGCCGACCTCGACCAGATTGAGCACTCCAACCTTTCCCGTTCCGTCCTCTATCGAGCTGAAGATTGCGGTCGCAGCAAGGCGGAAGTTGCTGCTGAGCGTGCCCGCGATATCTATCCTGATATCAGAACGCATTCGTTCCACGGGAACATCGTCTACGACCTTGGTCTGGGCCTGTACCGCTGGGCTGACGTGATTCTCGGTGGCCTCGACAATCGCGAAGCGCGCGTCGCCATTAATCAGTCCGCTGCGCGAACTGGGAAACCTTGGATTGATGGAGCGATAGAAAGGCTCGATGGCGTCGCACGCGTTTTTGATCCAGCTGTGGGTCCTTGCTACGAATGTACAATGAGTGAGGTCGATTGGAAGATGCTCGAAGCACGTCGCAGTTGTGCATTACTCACTCGCGATGAGATGGAGCAGGGCAAAGTACCAACCACCCCCACAACCTCTTCAGTCGTCGCTGGCATTCAAGTCCAGGAAGCTGTGAAAATGCTGCACGGACTCGATTCGCTCTCAGGCCAGGGATTCGTATTTGATGGCACGAACCACCAGAGCTATACCGTTAGCTACAGTCAGTTGCCGGACTGCCCCAGCCACGATGCTTTCGAGCCCATCGAAGTTCTAGACGCTTCGACGGAGATGACAGGGGGAGAGTTTCTCGATCTCATAAGATCGCAGATTGGGCCATCCGCGGTCATCGAAGTGAACCACGATCTGCTCTCGGGACTTGAGTGCCCAGAGTGTACCGAGACTGAGCCTTACTATGGTTCCCTGGGAAGAGTAACAGAGTCCATGGGCAAGTGTCCAGGTTGCGGTGCAGCACGGACTCCTAAGATTTACCATACGATTGACGAGAATTTCTCCAATCTTGAAGCCACGCTCGGGGAACTGGGCGTGCCTTTGTGGGATGTGATAGGAGGCCGCGAAGGCGTGAACGCGAAGTACTATGAGTTTGCTGCCGACCGCTCAAGAGTTCTAGGGAGTCTTGCCCAGCCAGTGAATAGGGAGTTCGCCGAATGA
- a CDS encoding Mov34/MPN/PAD-1 family protein, protein MSTSQDRIDVTHLAREPLEDATFPVGTEADFRLHMTPSVRGGIEEHAKADTSVEICGVLVGKWGKDENGPFVSVTDYIRCDNADSKFAEVTFTHDSWAKINAEMDKKPDDSRIVGWYHSHPDFGIFLSDRDCFIQENFFSGPGQVAFVVDPIRDLEGMFAWRGGKPTPMSHFWIGDQIRTVSASERNPEAEAKQAAPAASYQPVTGQATGDSLLSMPLLLALGSVMLMTLGYFLGNMKSRWEQQKIVQGAVAHYGLTKVMKFGLKDDLAIVLAYINRAEKLRRAIPKDQSDIDEELRKEIEKADQEVSLLLGKAFVALASIQQHYGLDRLEQSAIEEILKKQDELNRVPPPKEKAKPKAKPNPSANEERSAKNSGEQSKPASESQEDTRLVPDDPPSAPQAPVKPKNNKPPEDTEKPSTEPTEN, encoded by the coding sequence ATGAGCACTTCACAGGACAGAATTGACGTTACTCATCTCGCCCGTGAGCCCCTCGAGGACGCGACATTCCCAGTCGGTACTGAAGCTGATTTCCGGCTTCACATGACCCCCTCCGTACGAGGCGGAATCGAAGAACATGCCAAGGCCGATACTTCAGTTGAAATTTGTGGCGTTTTGGTTGGCAAGTGGGGCAAGGACGAGAACGGCCCCTTTGTCTCCGTGACGGACTATATCCGTTGCGATAACGCCGACAGCAAGTTTGCTGAGGTCACCTTCACTCACGACTCTTGGGCGAAAATCAATGCGGAAATGGACAAGAAGCCCGACGATTCAAGAATCGTCGGCTGGTATCACTCCCATCCTGATTTCGGGATCTTTCTCTCCGATCGCGACTGTTTCATTCAAGAGAATTTCTTCTCAGGACCGGGACAGGTGGCCTTCGTTGTGGATCCCATCAGGGACCTGGAGGGAATGTTTGCCTGGCGTGGCGGGAAACCGACCCCGATGTCACACTTTTGGATCGGTGACCAAATCCGCACGGTCAGCGCAAGCGAGCGCAACCCGGAAGCGGAGGCGAAGCAAGCCGCCCCGGCTGCCAGTTACCAACCCGTAACAGGACAGGCAACGGGCGATTCGTTGTTGTCTATGCCACTCTTGCTTGCCCTTGGCAGTGTAATGTTGATGACCTTGGGATACTTTCTAGGCAACATGAAGAGCCGCTGGGAGCAGCAGAAGATTGTCCAAGGGGCGGTCGCCCATTATGGTCTTACGAAGGTGATGAAGTTTGGGCTGAAAGACGACCTGGCTATTGTCCTTGCGTATATCAATCGAGCAGAAAAACTTCGCCGGGCGATACCGAAGGATCAATCGGATATCGACGAGGAACTCAGAAAGGAAATTGAGAAAGCAGATCAGGAAGTGTCTCTTCTCCTAGGAAAGGCATTCGTCGCCCTTGCTTCGATTCAGCAACACTATGGCCTTGATCGCCTGGAACAGTCCGCCATCGAGGAGATTCTCAAAAAGCAAGACGAACTGAATCGGGTTCCGCCACCGAAAGAGAAAGCCAAACCTAAGGCCAAGCCGAACCCCTCAGCCAATGAGGAAAGGTCAGCGAAGAATAGCGGCGAACAGAGCAAGCCAGCGTCAGAATCTCAAGAAGATACGAGGCTGGTTCCCGACGATCCGCCAAGCGCACCACAAGCCCCGGTGAAGCCTAAGAATAACAAACCGCCCGAAGATACTGAGAAACCGAGCACTGAGCCAACTGAAAACTGA